The Nymphalis io chromosome 3, ilAglIoxx1.1, whole genome shotgun sequence genome contains the following window.
ctgatgagtgggtggtacctacctagacgatcttgcacaaagcctaccaccagtaataatttgaattataaaatatataaaaatagcaaagGGATATGAGAGGTTAATTGTATTTAGCTATAATAATGTCATCAGTAACAGTGCAATACAGCCCGTAAACATAAGACGAATTTCCCAATGCGCGACTGATTGATTCTTTCAATGTTGATTGTTGGGTTATTGTTAACAATTTCTCATCATCCAGTCGATATACGTCCTTGAAAAAAGCAGCTCTTGACTTGGTTCCAAACCAGTTAGAAACTCtaaggaaattaaaattatattataataccttATAGGATTGTTAaaagtgaaattttaaatactcaaaCTGTAATTTTGGTATGATTTCGttgataataaaagaaattaaagaaaataaaaattgtttctataagttaactgcctcattggtctattGTTTATAAGGTTACACTCTACAGATGCAGAAGTCCTAAACAACACAATATACAAtttgaagttttaaatttaaaaaaaaaattaacgaacacgttcaataaaattgattaaggattttattattttgaaagtaaCGTAATTAGAAAAAACCCAGatcagtaatttatttatttagttgtaTTCTTGAATGaagaaaataagaaatttaaaaaaatattaaaattacaattaataaaccGAAATTAaatcctccagatcgatttcggccacgatggccaatctcgagagagatttaccaattgcgcaggagatattatgcACAAAAGTATGCGCTCTCTtctcctaactctcataatccgatgggacggcaatccgacacgaccggaaagagttcaggcgcagaaccaacggatttacgtgctgTCCGAGGCACACACACATGTATACacaagtgtacacacttccaacatccagaccccgggctgctactgagaatttttctgacagaaaaacccaataactatttattggcctaacctgggaattaaacccaggacctccgggtctgcggccttacatcaagtaatatatataacaataataatgtaatctatatattatataactcgtgatagctttttttattttcataatattaatgtgtGCCATGAATAGGAAAGTCGTAATCaacaatattttacaacaatatcaaacacaattttattactatacgaTAATAAAGTACTGATTTCATGgtatttgtattttactttaCAAGTTGCAATaatgagaaatattttaaaaacatgttttaatatacacagttgtttttatttttttgacctGATTTGGTATTAAATGAAAAacgtatttatttctttttctttcttttctatttatatgcaaaatatataaatatatcaaaggtTATTTTactaaacacaaaataataaatataaaaagaacattCTCATATCATACATAAGACGAATTAAtttggtttttttataatacattatgcGACTTCAACTGCATCAAATCTTGACCGATTGAGCAGAAATTTTTGGCGCTGAAGAAAATACACATAAGAATCGTCATCTTAAtaaggttaaaataaaataataaaagcttgttttgaAAAGGTATTTTAtgacgaaatatttttatttcatttttagttacaaaaatatgaaggtagaaagaaaaaaacatcaaatcaaattatcaaACCCTAATTAAACCAAACAAAAGCGATACACGACTACATCTGAACCGTTTTCTTCTTGGGATAAAAATTAAActctcaataataataaaatgtcttcCCATTTTCACTCAAATCTAACAAAATCAAGATCAGTAGATACTTTAAATACACCAAATGATCGTTACGTTAAAAGAGAGAAATCATATGATCGTTTTTGTGACTATTTTAATCGCGATAATCATTTACAAAGCGATTCATCTCAGGATATTTGCGTTATAATAGATGATCGTTCAGATGTTTCTTCATTTGATAAAGAACAGTTAGACACTGGAGTTGCAAATACGTCGAAACTTGACGATGAAAACCTGTCGGCTTTGGATAAGAAAATATGTAAGCTAAATAGTgagtatataacaatttttttattttgaaggaTTTTTCTCATGAACCTCACATAAGAATctcacatacattttttataaaaaataaaacaagatatatttttttattttaaataattatttatttaataaaaaaaaatcgaaggtGATGTGATGCAAGAATTACGGTGTTTCGCTATGACAAGTTGTTGAAGGTTTcgactgtatttttttaaatgatgactaccaatatacaattaaataataattttaatatttaaatgtatataaatattttataaagcttttattgttGAGtgcattattttcaaaattattatttaaaaatgtgtgcGTATATATGACTTTGGAATCATTAGttgattttttaagaaattcgatttttcaaaaattcaattttattcttatatttaatttttttttttttgtaatagtacattaaaaaaaatatttgtttaaaacttcGTAAAGAAATCtgcatgttttaatttttacactaATCCTGCCGTCTCTCTCATGTGTCCACAAACCCGTATTAATAGTGGAATAAGAGTCGAACCTCAAGaggctcagcagtgggacatttacaggattTTACTGCTTACAATAACTACCTACATACCGTTAAATACTGCcagttattaataatgttattttttaaattagatatgcTGCTCGAAcagcattttttattaaaagctcTGAAGGAAGATCTGCTCAGTTCCAATTGTGTCATTAGCAGCTTACCGTCAGCTCAACGACCCGATTTTTCGAGGGATTCTACAAATACGTAaggatttttttcttataagacaaaacttaagtaaataaatataatgcctTAATCCATACTGGTACATAATCATGATTATAGCGTGCACCATTCATGTTTAACGGACCACCAATAaaccattaatatattttagtgacACCATGAGCACGATCGCATCAAAATATCGTGCAATTAAAATGTCGATATTGACAGTAAGTGCATACTTTttacaaatgataaaaatgatttacTTTCAATAGGTATGGGAAAAACATGAATtagaaaaactttttactttcttttaatttagtCATTCGTTATCttgaaatttataacatattaattgacAAAATTTACATACTTGTCTACAAATTACAATACGGGTTTTCATTTGCAACTTGTGTATCATCCACCCgaattgcagcagcgtggtagGAGAAGCTCCTTCTTCTCAAAAGTCAAGAGGAGAGACCcaactgtgggacatttacaggctgttactttactttataaaaatcctttatttttaatttattgcgttttccataataatgaaaatgttttagatTGGATGATGTAACGAAAGTTTTAGAAGATGCTACAAAGTTTGACGATAGAAAAATACGAACAAAAGATCTGATTGATATGACTAAAACGTCACAAATACAAAACGTCGATAGAGAAATTCGACAGCTTCTCATTGATTTCTTACAAAGTGatgtaagttataataataaacttatttgtcGCATTagttaattatagttttatataatcatatgtaCACCAACATAAAATCCTGACATCCTAGAatacgagaatcttaaccgaacatTGCGGTCCACTATTTTTTGGTTGATAGAAACAACCGCAAGGGTAATATTCTGTCCCAAGATTGAAATATGAGAGTATAGATCAACCATCTTTCAGAGGAGTGTATTGGAATAATATCTTCTTTAAGAGAGGAGTCCTTTTCAGTAGAATATTAACAAACATTCACTCATTTATTGTCttactttttacaaaatattcggATGAGTAAAGAAAATGAGAGCTAGCGTCTCTACTTCTGACATCTTATATCCGTTTCGTCTTGtctcttaatttaatatttttattaactcatCAGGATCTAAAGGACCGAATAGCATATGCAACAGCAGAGAGCGTAAAAGAGGTCATCGGTAATTGTTTCTCTGCCACCTTCCCCAGCGCCTACTTACCCATCATGCAGCAATCCCATCGCCGACTGCTCAGACATGTCACAAGAACATTGGAAAATGCATTTAATGAACGTGAGagtttatttcaaaatacagATATCATCAggcattctttattaatattattgataattgatTAATAGTCAGAAatacaacattataatatacttattttgctTAAAATCAGCTGCATTATTCACAAAAcattatacataacatatattttaacatttttcttgTAGTGGAAGCAGGATCTTCGTTTTTCAAATCAGTGCATAAAACTTCACGCTCGCTACAAGTAGCATTAGAAAAACATCAAGTTCAATTGGAGAATAACAAATTGGGAAATATCTTTGATAATTTGAAAAGTACATTACAAATGTGAGTTTAAATTGagttataatatgtgtatatctAAGTATTTGGAAGTGTCTACACTCCCGAGCCTCGGAAAgcccgttgatcctgcgcctgaacttccggacgtgtcggattgccgtcccattggattatgagagctaggaaatagagagtgcgcctGGGTTTGGGCACACACTTGcgcaatataatatgtcctgcgcagttggttaatctctcttgagattgaccgtcATGGTCCAAATCTAAGTAAACTTTTTAAGTTGGGGTTATTTGCTACACGCAAACGACttctaaaaaagaaaatattacaatcTGTTAcagatttctatttatttatatattatttaaattgcacgCTTACAACAACATatctactataataataagtgtTTATTTAACTACTGTTCCAGTGTCAAGttctataatattctataaaaaattctATGTTTAAACATCTGTTgtaatttttagaattttaaaaaatgaactCAAGGAATGGCGTGAAAAATTATTAGGTATACTAATGCCACAATTGCAACCAGATGTTTGGGAAGAAAATTCTTCTCTTCACGAGAAAGAAATATTCTCACATATCAGCCCACCACAACCGGCGGATCCTGAACGCTCTATTATTGAtcaattagtaaataatattacctacaattttattttttttattaacaaattgttatttttttatttctttgaagTGAACCTATGTTGAAAGCTTCTACTACTATTTTGTAGATGAAATCAGCGGAAATTAACAAGCAAATAAAAGAAGGCGACATTAATAAATCTTTTGAGGAAGCGCTATCGTCCTCGGACTTATCTCTTGTGATGGCAGCTTGCAAGGCCGCGGACTTGGACAAGGTGTTCTCTACGCCATGCAGTCTTAAACAGTCAGTGTTGTTGTCTCTCGTTCAACAACTCGCTACTGATATGGTCCATGATACTCAACTTAAATGCAGGtcaattttttaatactacTGACATAGTTATGATcatgtcatataataattattataagctatTTGGTGTGTTTATTCGCAGATATTTGGAAGAAGCCATAATAAACTTAAACCTATCAGACCATACCACACGCGTGCATTTACCCTTGGTTGTTGGAGAAGTTAACAAACATCTAACGAAATTCCTCCGATCATTTCCAAGTCATGTTGCGAATCGTCGTATAAGCTTAATCATCATGGCtgctaataatttattaaaataagtcatatgttattataattattgtattatactttgttgattttgaataaagtttttgaaGCTTTTTTTGTCATTCTTTACTTGTTACTTCTAATCAAAATATTTGGGATTGGAATGTTAAATTCATTGTTTTCATACGTGAACAAGTTATCAGATAACACATATTTAAGTATGATTGATAAAGAATTttgaaaggtttttattttgCCAATTAGCAACCTATGCTTCAAACACATGGAAAATACTATAGGATATATGACAGCCTGCAAACGGAACGGTAACGGGCAATTGGCCAAAACCTCAGCTGTCATTCGGGCTGCAAACTGTCTGCCATCGACTGTCatctgatatatattttatttacagatacGATGTTCgaatgttatttttaagaagaaagaaataaaatgagTATAGATAGCTGAAATATTGTGAGAAAACGAagcaaataaacatttaaagtgATAATTGAATGTAAACTatgtcaaaacaatattatattacgctGACGCTATTATTGACGCCAAATATTTTGCTATGTGCAACGGCGGCCGTTCACAGTCACAGCATCGATAATACGGAACGAGAGTCGGACGGCGCGTACCGGCCGAGAGACTACGAGCACTATAACGACGCCGGTCATAACGTGGAGTTCGATCACGAAGCGATACTAGGTGCGCAAGCTATACTTGTTTACTCAGTCACGTTGCTTCGGCGCAGCGTTTTGCAATGCACGATGCTTAGTCGGTGATAAGAAATGCGATAGTGAATATGTCTATAAAACcagcttttttatttcttgtgcCCGCTGTATTAGTGATAACATATTATTTCTCAATAGGTAGCGTCAGGGAGGCAGAAGAATATGACTTGCTCAGTCCTGAGGAGGCGAAGCGGCGGTTCGCGCTTCTACTACCGAAAATGGACTTAAATGGGGATTCCTATGTTGACCATTCTGAGCTTAAGAAGTGGATCCTGAACTCTTTTATGTGAGTTAACtcaaatatcttttaaatactTGACTGTTATTTTATTGTCCATTCAAAATGTATCAAGCGAGTGCAAGGTcaattatttcagaaaaaataatcgtatttaattaaaatacaatatcaatACCTACCACTAAAAAGttcctaattaattaataaaaaaaatatggactATGACAtgccaataatttaaataatatatgcatatGAATATAACTTTCAACAAATGtgcttaaataacataaatgttacattccttacttatatatactgtatgtatataattttttttatatcaactgACAATGACAGCACATTCATGCatacaacaatataaattaataactgaaatttaaaaaaaaaacgagatatTTCTTTAATCAGGGATATGAAAATTCACATGGAATATCAGACAAAAAAGTATTTCTATGTCAAATTTCCAAACAAAGAAGTCACACATGAGCTTTTATTAAAGCCAAAGGCTTAGCATATCAAATGAGAACAAGCTCCATATATCTCTTATATGTAAAAGACTTATTAGCATATATttgcatttgtatttataaatgattcatTCCATACAATCTTCGtctggttttttttatacaaactatCAGGA
Protein-coding sequences here:
- the LOC126780992 gene encoding enhancer of mRNA-decapping protein 4-like translates to MSSHFHSNLTKSRSVDTLNTPNDRYVKREKSYDRFCDYFNRDNHLQSDSSQDICVIIDDRSDVSSFDKEQLDTGVANTSKLDDENLSALDKKICKLNNMLLEQHFLLKALKEDLLSSNCVISSLPSAQRPDFSRDSTNTLDDVTKVLEDATKFDDRKIRTKDLIDMTKTSQIQNVDREIRQLLIDFLQSDDLKDRIAYATAESVKEVIGNCFSATFPSAYLPIMQQSHRRLLRHVTRTLENAFNELEAGSSFFKSVHKTSRSLQVALEKHQVQLENNKLGNIFDNLKSTLQIILKNELKEWREKLLGILMPQLQPDVWEENSSLHEKEIFSHISPPQPADPERSIIDQLMKSAEINKQIKEGDINKSFEEALSSSDLSLVMAACKAADLDKVFSTPCSLKQSVLLSLVQQLATDMVHDTQLKCRYLEEAIINLNLSDHTTRVHLPLVVGEVNKHLTKFLRSFPSHVANRRISLIIMAANNLLK